One window from the genome of Macaca fascicularis isolate 582-1 chromosome 7, T2T-MFA8v1.1 encodes:
- the LOC107128638 gene encoding immunoglobulin heavy variable 3-21 produces MELGLSWVFLVAILKGVQCEVQLVESGGGLVQPGGSLRLSCAASGFTFSSYGMSWVRQAPGKGLEWVSSISSASSYIYYADSVKGRFTISRDNAKNSLSLQMNSLRAEDTAVYYCTRDTVRRGQCEPRHKPPCRGPRDHQGAPGTQTSLQGSP; encoded by the exons ATGGAGTTGGGGCTGAGCTGGGTTTtccttgttgctattttaaaag GTGTCCAGTGTGAGGTGCAGCTGGTGGAGTCTGGGGGAGGCTTGGTCCAGCCTGGAGGGTCCCTGAGACTCTCCTGTGCAGCCTCTGGATTCACCTTCAGTAGTTACGGCATGAGCTGGGTCCGCCAGGCTCCGGGAAAGGGGCTGGAATGGGTCTCATCCATTAGTAGTGCTAGTAGTTACATATACTACGCTGACTCCGTGAAGGGCCGATTCACCATCTCCAGAGACAACGCCAAGAACTCGCTGTCTCTTCAAATGAACAGTCTGAGAGCCGAGGACACGGCCGTGTATTACTGTACTAGAGACACAGTGAGGCGAGGTCAGTGCGAGCCCAGACACAAACCCCCCTGCAGGGGTCCCCGTGACCACCAGGGGGCGCCCGggacacaaacctccctgcaggggtCCCCGTGA